tgctgctgctgccttgcccTGCTGCATACTGCTGCCAGTCTGGCTTTAGCCCTAAATCTACCTCTTATGGGCTCAGCACTAACCATGGTTATTGTACAGGACCTGCTGTGGAAATGGACCCTTGGTGGGATGGCTTGCCTGTGATGGAAAGGAAAACTACCCTCAAGTGGCTCAAGCTGATGGGAGCCTGTGggagggggatggatgcccagCGAGCCTGGGGACTGGCTCGCACCCCGGCAGGCTCCTCTTAGTCAGGAATAATTAATTACCTTCTCGAGGATCTTAGCTTCAGCCCTTCCCTGTTCATGCCCCAGcccaggagaggagggagggaggagacgGCAGCGAAGAGGGTAGAGAATTAATTGGACATTGTGTTGGGAATCGCCTCCTGGTTGCTGTCAATCTTGGGAGTGAACAGCCTCTTGTCTCACTCAATAGGAACTTTATATGGTCCTTTAATCCTTCAGTCCTTATTGTCAGagcttcccccctcctcctgtcTCTCCTTCCCACCGCAGGACTTTTGATGACCCCAGCTGTCTGAGGCAATACAAAGAAGCCCCTTAACTAACACCCTGTGATCTATACAGGCAATAAAGAGGCTCCCCTTGACAAGGATTTGCGGGCAGAATATATGCAAATGCTGGGAGGTGCACGGGTGGGGAggtgtgctgaaaaaaaagccGCCGCACAGCAGTGCatggctcccagccctggggatgTGGTGGCCCAAGTGGGGATGTGGTGCAGGTGAGAGATGGCCAGAGAAAACCAGGGCTGGCCggggctggctgggcattgCACACTCCACCATGGGCTAAAGCAAACAGTAGTGCCCTGTTCGTCTGGGCTGCAAGGCCAAGGCATCCATGGGCATGtagaggggaggggggggggggggtgtgctgGCCCGTGCCCCCCTGTGCTTTGCTCCTCATCGGCCACCTCCTGAAGTCAGGAGGCCATGCTCCTTCCCACATTAGCACATGAATGGGGttaggggtgggggggaggcgGGAAGGGGGGCAAGCCCCCACTGTCCACTCAAGCAAACAATTTGGCTAGCAAATTGACATAATTACAagggacagagagaaaagaaaggcgAGCCCCCTCCCCTGCGCTCCAGAGGGCCCGACCCCTGCCGAGTTACTTAGACCCTTTGTGCGACTCAATGCTAGGTACTGATGAGGGGACGTATGCCCTTTTCAAGGGCCCTAAGCGACCGGCTGCCCTAATCTGATTACAATTTACAGCGCTCCTTCAGAAGGGACTGGAGCGGTGCTCACGCAGGCCTGGACACGCCGGGTCTGACAAACGCACGCGCTCGCACCAGCGCAAAGGTAGACAGACGTGCACGGCAAAGGTAGATGGATGTGCACGGCAATGCTGTGGCCAGCAGGCTGGCACATGTGTGCGAGGGCACGCCGGCACCGCTGGCAACATGGACAATGTGGCTTTCAGTGCTCTGGTTGTGTGTGGTCAAGAAGGCTGAAGGCACGTCTGTGGCGACACAGCTTTGCACACATGGGCACACCGCCAACAGGAGATCTGCTGTGGTCAGCATGTGGGGCATGCAACGAGCCCATTTGAGCCCAAATCCGGGGCTTGCGCAATGTGCCTGCACCCACACCCAGGCACACCAACACACACATGGGCACAGATGTAAGCATGTGACTCCCCTTCTCGCGGGCAGGCTCGCAGACAGGGATCCTCTGCAGAGGCATGGGGGTCCCCACCAGGAGTGGGGGACAGCAGAGGCGAGCAAAGCCCTTCCCCCAAAATCTCTGCAGCAGCTCGCAGGAGCGGGAGTGCAAGTAAAGCCTACCACCTGCCTATTAAAAGCGGAATTAAACGATGCTGTcgcccttctcccccccccttcctgcTCTCCTTAACATCATCCCCTTGGGGAAACCACCACCTTTACATgagattttccttcttttttttaaacctcttttctgctctgtgccCAATAGATCTCAGGGGATTAGCAGCCAGGCTGGGCCTTCCAGCCTTCTTGAAGGCAGGTTGTTTCAGCCAGCCCCCCCATGGGAACCTGCCTGAGGACAACTTTGGTCAATGCCTTCGGTGCTTCCCAGCCAATTTGTACCACCTAATCCCCGCGGGTATCGACAGCCCCTTTCTCACACGTCCTCCTGCCAATCCTCTGCTCCTTGCGCTCCCCTGTTGAGAAACCCTCTGTCCACTGCTGGGGCCGCGACCGCACTTCAAACACGCCAGCCCGACCCCAGCATTGTTTGCCAGGGAATTAAAACTGCAAGGCCAGCCCCAGCGAGTGATTTAGGTACTGAGACCAGACTGAGCCCCGCAAGAGCATAGGCAATAAAATGCTTCACTGCCCAGCAGCCTGGGCAATTTAGGTGTCTTCCCacgaggaggaggcagagcccaGAGGGACGGGGAGTGGGGTTGGGGCTCCTTCTGCTGGCACATGCACATGGGGCAGGACCATCTCCTGGTGCTCACTGACCTGCCCCACCAGAGATGCAGGCTGGCCACCTTGCTAAAGCAATGACGGTCACTCAGTTTTTGCCATTATGGACCCTTGCAAGCTACTGGGAGCAAAGACTGGGGGCCATGGGGGCTGGATGCACAGCTGGATGCTGGCTTATCTGGGACATGGCCAGAGATCAAATGGGGTGAGACAGAGGGAGAGTGGTCCAGTGACGCAGTAGGAAATGAAGTGCCCAAAAGGTCTGCTTCTGCTTACAGGTTTTGCAGACTTGGGGCAAAAAGTTTAGGAGTCACATTTTGAATTGAGATTGTCTACAGTGCCTGTCACTAAACATCCCTGTGGTGGTTTCTGACGGGCTCTCTGGATGAAGCTGTGAGCAGAATATGGCCGTTACATCCTTTCCCCAGTGCaaagaggctgggaggagatCTCATTCCTCCAGCGGAAACCAGCACAGGGAAATCAGGAATTGCCCTTCATCTTCCCATCCGTGCCCTGGGGCAAGGGAGCAGCTCAGTGTACGCTCAGTCTTGTCAGGGATCATTCTCTGGAGACCATGTCTAACCCCTGTCAGACCTGCCTTTGCCATCATAAAAGAATATAGAATATACCACCAGCTGGCAAGAGGGCTAGAGCTCCTGATGGCCAGCTACgatatttctgcatttcctcTTAGCCAACAAGCCATTTCCCCAcatcccatgccactgccctgCTTGAGACCACTCCTGTGGACGATTTCAGgccttttgttattttgttacTCTTCTTTTTTCAAGGGCTCGGTTGTCTCAGGCCAAACAGAGGCAATGCCGGTTCAGAAGACAGCATCTCCTGCGCCtggctgtccctgtccccatggcGGGGGAACACAGTGTTTCGGTGCCTCCTCCTCTGTCACAATGTTTTTCAGCTCCACCAAGCAAAGCGTCCAATTAGAGCAGAGCCTCTTGCTTCCATCTTTGCCGACATTTAATTaacatgctgctgctggcagccgcTGACAAATTCCAGAAACATGTTGTAAAGGGGTTTTGTCTTTACCCAGCATGGAAAATGAGGGTGTCATATCCCAAGGGGATGTGAATAGCTACTTTTGACTCCCCCCCACAGGTGTGAGAATTACAGCTAGACGCGGTGAAGAGACCTATCAGCCCTCctacctccttttttccccgtttttcctctcctgctcctcacATCATATCACCCTGGAAAACATGCAGGTTTTAGGCCTGATTTTCATTCCTGTCTCTTCCAACTCTGGCTGAAGCCTGATGGTCTGGTTAagaggcaggggctgtgctCTGGCTTTGGGCTTTTACCACCAGGATAGCACTGGTAAGTGGAAGGAGTGGTCTGATGACACTGGAAGAAACGGCTGAAaccaaagaagaggaaagggccATGCCAGCCTGCGCTATATGCACAAACAAGGCTCCCAAGGAGCTGATGGACGCCTCAGTAGAGCAGGTCAAGAGAAGGTGATGGAGGAGGCACATAAAAGTATAGACAGACTCAAAGCTGGCCCTCACCCAGGCCTTGGGTGGCAGCACGAGTGCAGGGACAGCTGCTGTAccccaacaccccccaccccccaaaaaagcgCCAGCCTGGCCTGTGCTTCCCACACGGGCTCAGCCCCCACTCTGGAAGGTCtggctgctgcctccagctgctgtattttaaggCGCCGGGTGCTAAGCCAAGGGTCTCCACAGCCTGCGCTATCCCCGCAGTGCCATCGCTCGTGCACCCACTTTGGCCCCTGGGCACCAGGAGTGTCCCAGGGCCCCCGCTTTACCCCCAGCAGCCAAGAGCTCTCCCAGTCGCCGCTCTGTGCCGGCAGCGGGAGAGACAGGGTCTGGGTGACATCCCATCCTGCTCCACTACTGACATAAGGGAGTACAGGCCTGGAAAGAAGAACacgtttttattttattcacgACAGCTCGTTACAAAAGCGGGAGAGAAGGGCAGAGCCGGGTGCCTCGTCGTCACGGGGAGAAAACGAGCCTTCGCCCACCCGGGGCAGGGCCCGCGGTCCCGCGGTGGGGGAAGAGGCCGGCGGGGGCAGCCCCGCAGGCGGGAAGATGGcgggcagccccgccgccccccctgAGGGGGCAGCGcccttggcgggggggggcggcggcgagCCGCGGGCGGCTCAGGGCGAGGCGGGCTTGTCGGGGTTGTGCATGTGGTACACGTCGCTCTCCTCGTCCTCGGGCACCTGCGGCGCGGCAGAGCCCCCTCAGCGCCGCGCCACGGCGGCCCCTCACGCCGCGGGGCGACAGCGCCATCTTGTGCCTcccgccccctccgccccgctcccgccgccggccTCGACCCCGCGCCCCGCCTCAGCGCCTCGGCCCGCGGCAGGGCCAGCCCgcccgcctccctccctcctcacctCCCAGTAAACGTCGTCCTCAAAGCAGTTCTCGCTGGCGGCGTCGCCCCAGACTGGCAGCCTCAGGATGGCCCCTGGAagcgggcgggcagggcggtGGGCAGGGGGCCATAATGCCGTGTGGGATGCAGGCAGGTGCGGATGGCCGGAGTCCACCCATGCCGGCAGCAAAGGGGGCAAATGCAGCCCTGGCACGGTGCTCGGTGCCGATCCCCCCTTTTCTCCAAACCCGTTTGACCTTGCTCCCCCCTTGGCTGCCCGGTTTCCCCTGCTCCTGTGGTCCCACTGCAGGGCGTCCAAATGTGAGCAAGCCAGGGGCTGCAACCCTTGCAATGCAAGTGGGAAGGACGCATCCAGCCACAGGCAGGAGTACGTGGATGCCTCCATTTCAGCCACAGGCTGGACTCagccctcccctctccctgctcccctcctgcttACCCACAAGGGCCCCCCCGGCAAAAGCTATCAGCAGAGACACCACAATGCCGGCCGCCTGGAACCCTCCCTGGACGCTGGGTGTTCGCGTCTGGTATGTGCCGGTGAAGTCAAATGCCTTGATGAACCTGCCGAGGGTAGAAATGGCAAGGATGGCTCCCGGCAGGAGATCTTCCCCAGATCTGGAAGAGCCATGttgtcctgctccctcaggGACTCCTCCCTAGCCCCATCCCTCTTCTGCAACAGACCAGGAGAGTGTTGCAATGACACAAAAGACCGCTCATTTCCTTGTCCTCTGGCCCCTGGCGAAGCTTTATCTAGGAGGAGCCCAAAATACAAACAattcttttgtatttcagacCTTCAACCTTACCtgaccccccaaaacaacacaaggatggatggagggagggagggaggagcacCTCCCCACCCACTGTGCCCCAGAATAATGCCAAGCAGTAGGGTTGTGGCTCACTTTTTGAGGCTACCAGAAGTCAGCTGCAAGAAATGAGTCTTTTACACTTTAGTAAGCCCGACACTGTCAGCAAACCCCATGTTATTGAGGGGGAAAAGGGCAAGTGAACAATTAACAAGGTCTGTTAATTCCTCGTTGCTGCCAGCCCAAGAAGCCCCAGGTGAAATCTATTCTCAGGGAAGATTTTCAAGCTGTCTTACCCTTCCTTTCCATATACATCCTCCgtggctgcagctgcagtgaTGGCCCCCACAATGCCCCCAATGAGGCCCGGCATGGCGTGGAGGTTGTGGATGCCGCATGTGTCCTGGATGTGCAACCTGGACTCCAAAAAAGGCTGAGGGAAAGGGACGCAGAGGGATATCAGGGACATGAGCACAGCCCTGGAAAGTATTAATTTCTTCCATGGAGGACTGGGataaacagagaaggaagagtggTATTGTGTCCCATCAAAGAGCTAAGGGCTTGTAGACAAAGATGTAAGCCCAGCTCAAGATAAAATAACCACATGCCCTCCAAACAGTCTCCTATTGTGAGACTGAACCTTCCTGAGCATTTTGGGGCAGTAAATGGAGTCAGAAGTGCATCTACATAAAGGATGGTGGAAAGCAGTAAGCCTCAAAGGGAAGTGAATCCATTTCTGGTCTCCTTAGCAGGACCAGGGCTGCAGACCCTTAGAGCAGCACTCACCGTGAGGTAGACATACCCCACCGTGGACACGATGCCACAGATGAACCCGACAATAAGGGAGCCGTATGGAGTCAGCATCATCTCCGCACTGGTGCCCACGGCCACGCCGCCTGCCAGCGTTGCGTTCTGGATGTGGACCTGCAGAAGTAACCGCCCTGTCTTGGCATCTCAGGGAGATGCAATTGCTCAGGGATGGTGCAAATGGCAAAGTGGGAGAATCAGCTCTGAAAATGTTTCTAGAGGAAATATCAGAGCCCATTTTCCTGCTTGTTGGtgaaaaacaggagaagaaCAGGCAGCCTCTGTCTGTAGCACAGGCACACATAGACTCCTACTCCCTGTACCACACACATTCTTTGCATCCACAAATCTGGGTGGGGAGTTGTGATGAGATGGAAATTGTCTCACCCATGTGTCATGCAGGCTCTGCTGTCACAGAGACATGTCACCCACACACATAACACGTACAAGTCAGCCCCCCGATTGCTCATGAGCTGCCACGCAGGCCCTGCTTGCCAAACATGGCTCTGCAATATGCCTATCAGTAGCTCTCTGGGCAGAGCAAGTCCAGTCCCTGCTGTGACTTAGGTCCACCATGTGCGGGGCATCAGCCTACACATCAAGCAGTGCAGGACTCACTTCCCACTTGCTTATTTTCAATATAGGCTCTGGGTTTCTGCCTGGATGCTGCTTTCACCATCATCCCCTGAAACTCAGTATCTGTTCAGCAAAGGACAAGTGCAAATCGTTTCCCGAACCCTTGATCAACCTCATTATAAGTCCCCTGGGCAGTACAGGGCTCTCTGCTTACCATGTCAAGcttgcctttcttctgcagcatgCTGGAGAAGGCCACTGTGGTGAGGACACAAGCGGCCAGTGAGCAGTATGTGTTAATGGCAGCCCGGTGCTGGGCATCCCCGTGATCAGAAATTGCTGAGTTAAAACTGGGCCAGTATATCCATAGATACAGGGTACCtggtgggatgggaaggaggggatgAAGAAGAGGCggggaaaagagagaatacagggattgaaaaaaaaacctctaaagaAGAACTTTCTGCACAGGGGGAAGTTAAATCCCATAGTCCTGCTCCCCTGGAGCTGCACCCCCCCATGATGGGACCAGCATCAGGAGGGGCTGGCACAGAGGGGGAATCAAAACACGTCCTTGTCTTCCCAGGTACCATCTCAGTCCAGCCACTAATGAAGGGAGCTGAGTAGCTCTGAGAGGTGGAAGACGGGGATACAGAGCTTCGCAGCCCCAGATCCTggtttcagtttggtttttccAGAGACACAGGAGGGACCAGTCCTCTGCAGCCAAGTGGTCCACATGCACCAGCACCCCTGAGGTGGGGGCTGACTCACCGATCATAGCGAAGAGGTCGGAGTGGTACACAGAGCCCTGTTTGTCCTTACTCTGCTCCAGGTTGGGTCTGTACAGGATGCGTGTCACTGTGAGGCCAAAGTAGGCTCCAAAGGTGTGAATGGTCATGGAGCCACCTGCATCCTTAACCTGCAGCCATGGGAAAACAGAGGTTTGCTTCTGGAATCGCCACTCATTATGGAGCTGAGGTCTGGTCTGCATCATGCCCACCTTGCCTGCCCACTCATTCTTCCAGCCTGCACTCAGTCATGGGGAGAGGTGGATAAAAATGCTCTGGTCCTGCTATCTATCCTCCTTGCTTGGTCCCATGCATGGCCATGGCATTCCTCTTAGCTTTCCCTTGGAAGGCATCGAGGCAGAGGGGAGTTTCTGACCGGTCCCAATGGCAGTGGGTTGCAGCGATAGCCAGGTTGGCTCCCAAGTGCACTCAGGTCTTCTGGGAGCTCATTTGCTTCCCAGCCATTCAAGCCCTCTCTCAGAGGGCAGGAACCCTGCCTCTGACAGCAGACATCTCATCCTTTTTGTCACTTGATTTCCTTTTACAATGCCCATATTCCAGCAGGGAAAACAGATGAGAGGGAAATCTCAGGCACGAAGAGAGTGACTGGTCCTTTGTGCTAAGACTTCTTGTCTGCCTCAGAAGCCGTGGCAGAGGGACCCAGTGTTCTTGAATTGCCAGGCTTGTGTATAAAACCCCAGAAGATCTCCCTTCTCAGGGAAGTACCACCCGCTGACCCCCTCCTTCATAATCTGTCTACTTTTTCTGCCTGAATTCTTGCATTTCAAATGCTTATGAAGGCAGTGCCTTGGTGGAGCCATAGCAAAGGGAGACAATTTGGAGAGACACggagaggaaggagcagaaCCAGGTGGGTGCTGCCTAAAGCCTTACATGAAGCAGGTTGAGGAGGATGTACTCATTCACCGCGAAGAGCGTGACTTGAAACAAAGTCATGATGAGGAGCTGTATGGGGCTGGTTTTGCCCAGGATGGCCCCAAAGGCAATGCACACAGAGCCCACACAGAAATCAGCATTGATCAGgctggaagaggggaaggaaaattgTGGTTTAGTAAGGAAATGCTCTTCTGTAACTCACCCTCACCCATCCCCAGCTCTAGAGATCCCCCCTGAAGACAAATAGGTGATTAGGAGAGAGACCTCGATTTCCCACTGACCTTCCTCCCAACTTTACATACTCTCCAGGAAAGGTGCTTTCCCCAAAATTGTTTAAATACTGTGGAATATATGTGTTCTATGCACTGGCATCCATGGTGCTTGGCCTGGGACTAAGGGGTGATGCTCATCTCACATTTCCCTTTGAGCAGTACCACCATAATGGCAGGTACCTTTGGGCTAAAAGGTGGAAAGCAAGTGGAGGTATGCAGAGGGAAGACAACATTTTAGAGACTTGTTTGCACATAACAGAGGGACAGGCACTGCCAGCTGCTTGGGTCCCATCCCAGTTCTTCCACTGGCCAGTCAAGAGGTGGCATCCCAGAGCCCATCTCCTCCTTACTTCTCCACCCCAATGAGGATCTTCCCGCTCTTGAAAGAGTGGAACCAGCCTTGCATCAGGAGAGCCCACTGGATCCCAAAGGCAGCAAGGAGGAAATTGAAACCCACGGCTCCGAATCCATAACGCTTGAGGAACATCATCAGGAAGCCAAAGCCCACAAAGATCATCACATGGACGTCCTGGAAAGCTGTGCAGAGGGAAGGGACCATCAGCTCTGTGGCAGCACCAGGGCTGTGAATGCTATTTGAATTTGGTTGTGAAAGGAAACTAACCACATCAGTGGCAGTAGGGGggaaattaaagagaaaatgtgtgtttgtcccatgtccccacatTTCTAAGTCTGAAAATGGCTCAGTTTTTGGAAACTGATTTTAGGTTAAAAGGCTCAGTcttgaaagtaaaaatgtttattaaaagcTGTGTGCAAGAAAAGACCGGAAACTAATGGAATgtacaaaggaaaacatttttctattcagaatgttttttcctcttctgcaaaaAAACTTAGAAAATGTCACATAAAATGAACAGTGAAATTTTGTTGAAAACACGTGAATGGTTGTTTTGGGTAGATCCATCCAATGCAGGGTCCTGGTGATGGCTCAGAGCAAGAAGAGTACAAGAACAAGGGAagtttacaaatacatttttaaatgccactGAAATTAGTGGCAAAATACCCTTGAGACCAGGGTCCCACCTTGTGAGATTTTGAGTGCTTAAACCAGAGAGACCCAGTTCTTCCCACAAATGTTCAGACCTGCTAACTTGAGCCCCTCAGATGTCCTTCCCCGGGGGAAATCAAACGTGCATGAGCCTCTTGAAAGAACTTCTCGGTGCAGTAAACCTGCTGTACTTTTTAATGCTGCACGTTTCTATCAGATAAGCATCACTCTGCAATTAAGTGAGCTGAAACACTGCATACTTACAAAGTGAACCATGCAAACCCTCACACTGGAGGCCACTCTGCCCATGAAAAGAGCAGGAGACCCAAGGCTGGGATCCAATGCTAGGAGATTCCCACTAGCAAACCTGCACTGTAGAACAGGTAAACACAGCATTGAcagagctctgccagcaagTTCTGCATTATGCAGCACACAAACCATTATAGTCACTATAACCAGCAACATCTGTGCACCACAGAGAAGGCATAAGCTCAGGGCAAAGGAAATTCAGCGATTGAGAATCTACTCTACCCTGAACCTGTGCTGAAATCCAGCAGCCCCAGATCCGCTCCTGCAGGGACAGTGGGGTTGTACCTGCTGCTTCCACTAAGGGCTGGGTGAGGATTTGGGTGAGGTGTAGCTCTGCAGAAGCCGTGGCTTTTGTCCTTTGGTGCTTTACAAGATCTTGCAACTTGTTTAAGGACAAGCATTTGGACAGGCTCCAGAAATGTAATGCCATGTTGCCAAGACAGGTTAATCTGCTTGTTTTTATAAATGCCCCCCATGCCTATGAAATCACTTGtcaaaaaatgaaaggagaCGAGATCTGCAGCTGGCACTGTTCAGCAGAGGTCACTTCAAATGCACTTCTCTGCATGTCCTAAGAACCAGTCTTCCTAACTCTGGTTTTATCATACAATCCCACAGActttccctctgcagctgtATTTATTCTCCCCACCTCTCTTCTCCAGTGTAAGCAGCACAATACACAGCTAGAATTATCTGCTGCCATTTGCATTATATATTCCCACTTTCATcctaaaagcagaaatacacagGTCAGAGTTAAAGCTGCGGACTGTGTGCcctctgaaaacacagaggaTCCCCACTGTGTGTTAGACCTTGTAAAAAAcacaggaggaagagcaggTCTTCCTTCAAACTGCATCCAGTCTAAagcctttttctaaaacttgcatttgttttcccttgGGAAGAATAATGTTGGCATTGCTCAGAGGCAGCCCAGGCACTGCCATGCCCTAAAGGTTTTGTGACCCTGCTTTTGTGGGAGGACAATTGCCATCACTATTGAGAGGAAGTGTTTGGGCTTTGGGAATGCTACCTGTGCAGaagaatgtaatttcttttccctagaGAGCAGATGAGTCACCCATTAGGGAATATCAATGTGCGACTCAAAATGAGAAGGAATTGTCTCACTGACTGGACCTGGCAATTGGCACCACTGACACAAACATGCATAGGcttccctctgcctgcctttccAATCATCTCTGGGCTTGGAAGACCTGTCAGTTTGTCACTCCTATCCCACTGCCATTGTGAACAGGTCCTATGGACAGCAGTGGTCGCAGACACATTAATACAAATGATCCTTTGGTGTTCAACCATTGTACTCTCTTCTGAGCAGCGCTGGATGGACACAGGGATGAAAATGCCAGGGCTTGGCTGCCTTGCCATGTTTGTCCATCTTTGCAGAGAGAGAATATTTCTGATTAGATAATGGAGAAAAACCAGCTGTGCTTTTGGGCACGTGAGCCCTTCCTCAGgtttgaaacagaaacataattCAAAGCTTAACATAGTTAAGCAGTTGCTCTTAGGTTGATTTAGTTG
This region of Buteo buteo chromosome 13, bButBut1.hap1.1, whole genome shotgun sequence genomic DNA includes:
- the RHCG gene encoding ammonium transporter Rh type C; protein product: MERPRHQGMAKNTYMRWRLPLVCLLWEVAMIVLFGVFVRFGPEADAHWEEEKQEMNLTSDIENDFYFRYPSFQDVHVMIFVGFGFLMMFLKRYGFGAVGFNFLLAAFGIQWALLMQGWFHSFKSGKILIGVENLINADFCVGSVCIAFGAILGKTSPIQLLIMTLFQVTLFAVNEYILLNLLHVKDAGGSMTIHTFGAYFGLTVTRILYRPNLEQSKDKQGSVYHSDLFAMIGTLYLWIYWPSFNSAISDHGDAQHRAAINTYCSLAACVLTTVAFSSMLQKKGKLDMVHIQNATLAGGVAVGTSAEMMLTPYGSLIVGFICGIVSTVGYVYLTPFLESRLHIQDTCGIHNLHAMPGLIGGIVGAITAAAATEDVYGKEGFIKAFDFTGTYQTRTPSVQGGFQAAGIVVSLLIAFAGGALVGAILRLPVWGDAASENCFEDDVYWEVPEDEESDVYHMHNPDKPASP